A genomic region of Brevibacillus sp. JNUCC-41 contains the following coding sequences:
- a CDS encoding TerC family protein produces MELSLLLEYGWVLIILIFLEGLLSADNALVLAIMSKHLPKEQQKKAINIGLLLAFIFRIGAIFIISYLFHVWQVQAIGAAYLIFISLKHLLKKDHGENEGKGKSYRMTVAQIALADIAFAIDSILAAVALVIALPDTPMGEIGGMDGAKFIVILVGAIAGLIVIRFAAGYFVKILTERPSLETAAMLIVGWVGVKLLMHTLAHPAVHIIPHDFVEGPIWNIIFWSVMLLIALGGWFLSGKTVKNDKQND; encoded by the coding sequence ATGGAATTATCGTTATTATTGGAATATGGCTGGGTGTTAATTATTCTAATTTTTTTAGAAGGCTTATTATCTGCCGATAATGCATTGGTTTTAGCCATCATGTCAAAGCATTTACCAAAAGAACAGCAAAAAAAAGCGATTAATATTGGGTTGCTTTTGGCTTTTATATTTAGGATTGGTGCAATCTTTATTATTTCGTACCTTTTCCATGTCTGGCAAGTTCAAGCAATTGGGGCTGCATATTTGATTTTCATCTCATTAAAGCATTTACTTAAAAAGGACCACGGGGAGAATGAGGGAAAAGGGAAGAGCTACCGTATGACCGTTGCACAAATTGCATTGGCTGATATTGCTTTTGCTATCGATTCCATTTTAGCTGCAGTCGCCCTTGTCATTGCCTTGCCAGATACACCAATGGGTGAAATAGGAGGTATGGATGGGGCAAAATTCATTGTTATTTTAGTCGGGGCGATTGCAGGTTTAATTGTCATCCGGTTTGCAGCAGGATACTTTGTTAAGATACTGACGGAGCGACCTAGCCTCGAAACAGCAGCCATGTTAATCGTTGGTTGGGTAGGGGTTAAGTTATTAATGCATACCCTTGCACATCCAGCCGTGCACATTATCCCACACGATTTTGTTGAAGGACCGATTTGGAATATTATCTTTTGGTCAGTCATGCTTCTTATTGCTCTAGGCGGATGGTTTTTATCTGGAAAAACAGTGAAAAATGATAAGCAAAACGACTAA
- a CDS encoding BCCT family transporter, with amino-acid sequence MTSLRQYSLVCDYDYHPYFSFCYTGLFIIHINKRCIKKVVIRSRTSRWHKIFWALVIALVAFSMMFGGGLHALQSVVVITSVPLILMMAMASISPIKWIKEDQARSSSIEKNDK; translated from the coding sequence ATGACCAGTTTGCGGCAGTATAGCCTTGTTTGCGATTATGATTATCACCCTTATTTTTCTTTTTGCTACACTGGACTCTTCATCATTCACATTAACAAGCGCTGCATCAAAAAAGTTGTCATTAGATCAAGAACCAGCCGATGGCACAAAATATTTTGGGCGTTGGTCATAGCGCTCGTAGCGTTTTCCATGATGTTCGGTGGGGGACTGCATGCTCTTCAATCAGTAGTAGTCATTACTTCCGTTCCACTCATCTTAATGATGGCGATGGCATCGATATCGCCAATTAAATGGATAAAAGAGGATCAGGCAAGAAGCAGCAGTATAGAAAAAAATGATAAATGA
- a CDS encoding endospore germination permease: MIKSISTFQATMVLILSTGLMSHVIVLPSLLGASGRDSWISNLITGMLFLIWLPMVYRIINKTKQQHIIGWLHTHSHPLAAWSIKILLFFYILINLFVTLFSTFSWVNSTYMIQTPEYVLFIPFIILCFIAAEAGIKTIAIAGGLVLPLVVALGFMIMTANIQFKDYSLLFPVFENGITPVWDGVVILGGGFTEIFLLVLIQQFIKTEIKFRSLLFLSLFLLFISMGPIIGSITEFGPVQAAKISNPAYAQWRLLTMGKYLNRLDFLSIYQWLSGAFIRVSLSIFLMGELFQFKSKKIKNIVLLAITVSLIIALCIPIDIPAYRDFTERYYFKFSVISILVITFFINMVIFLKERVKKNEASIEQGK; the protein is encoded by the coding sequence ATGATAAAAAGTATATCAACTTTTCAAGCGACAATGGTGCTGATTCTATCCACTGGATTAATGAGCCATGTTATCGTTTTGCCTTCATTGCTTGGGGCATCCGGAAGAGATTCATGGATCAGTAATTTAATCACTGGGATGCTTTTTCTAATATGGCTTCCCATGGTTTATAGGATCATAAATAAAACAAAGCAACAGCATATCATTGGCTGGCTTCATACTCACAGTCACCCGCTCGCCGCCTGGTCCATAAAAATCCTTCTTTTCTTCTATATTTTAATAAACTTGTTTGTCACTTTATTTAGCACATTTTCCTGGGTAAACAGTACTTATATGATTCAAACGCCAGAATATGTATTATTTATACCTTTCATCATCCTATGTTTTATTGCTGCCGAGGCTGGAATCAAAACAATAGCGATTGCCGGGGGATTGGTTTTGCCCCTTGTTGTGGCGCTTGGGTTTATGATAATGACGGCGAATATACAGTTTAAGGATTACTCCTTGCTTTTTCCTGTTTTTGAAAATGGGATTACACCTGTTTGGGACGGGGTCGTAATACTAGGTGGAGGTTTTACAGAGATATTTCTACTCGTTTTGATTCAACAGTTTATAAAGACAGAAATAAAGTTCAGGAGTTTACTTTTTTTAAGTTTATTTCTTTTGTTTATCAGTATGGGACCCATAATAGGCTCCATTACAGAGTTTGGTCCGGTACAAGCTGCAAAAATAAGCAATCCGGCATACGCTCAATGGCGGTTACTAACCATGGGTAAATATTTGAACCGGCTGGATTTTTTATCAATATACCAATGGCTTTCAGGTGCATTTATCCGTGTATCGTTATCGATATTCCTAATGGGGGAACTGTTTCAATTTAAATCAAAGAAAATAAAAAATATTGTATTGCTTGCTATAACAGTCTCCTTAATCATTGCGCTTTGTATACCAATCGACATTCCAGCATACAGGGATTTTACGGAACGATATTATTTTAAATTCAGTGTGATTAGCATTTTGGTCATAACTTTTTTCATTAACATGGTCATTTTTCTAAAAGAAAGGGTGAAAAAGAATGAAGCCTCTATTGAACAAGGCAAATAA
- a CDS encoding spore germination protein encodes MKPLLNKANKGSSSEIQLKTEYFIELFGMSSDVKFKKHTITSEGKTDSPLICTLIYSEVLVDVKKLWESVARLDSAFINSKLKEEEVIEDPQEEFKVSRVFPSSTLKENVEENVFSGMVLMLFEELDLLLMFSLPSIPNRSPEETSSETSIRGPRDGFIEDISVNLGLIRKRYKTASLENQAFTIGNRSKTKINLLYVKDVVNPETIEKVKRKISSINTDILLGTAELEEFLSGSKFNLIPFFDYTGRPDYAVASLNNGRFVILVDGSPTALIGPGNITLLLKAAEDRHTPSYYTNFEYFFRIIGLLVSIFLPGFYIALVSFQLDQLPFSFLATITVSRFGLPISPQQEAFLILGLFELFREAGVTLPKPIGQSLAVVGGLIIGDAAIRGGITSPTMLVVAGTTAVATYTLINQSLGGIVSMARFYVLFLSSILGLFGFFLGVFSIVLYLSRLQVYGLPYLAPISPISLKDLGGGVFVKPYLFKKKRAETLNTRDNTKGNR; translated from the coding sequence ATGAAGCCTCTATTGAACAAGGCAAATAAGGGGAGTTCTTCGGAGATCCAACTGAAGACGGAATATTTCATTGAATTATTCGGAATGAGCTCGGATGTAAAATTCAAAAAGCATACCATTACATCTGAAGGGAAAACAGATTCGCCCCTTATTTGCACTTTGATTTATTCAGAGGTGTTGGTCGATGTCAAAAAATTGTGGGAATCAGTAGCACGGCTTGATAGTGCATTCATAAATTCTAAACTGAAGGAAGAAGAGGTTATAGAGGATCCGCAAGAAGAATTTAAAGTCAGTAGGGTTTTCCCTTCCTCCACTTTAAAAGAAAATGTGGAGGAAAACGTATTTTCCGGGATGGTCCTGATGCTATTTGAAGAATTGGATTTATTATTGATGTTTTCCCTACCAAGCATCCCGAATCGAAGTCCCGAGGAAACAAGTAGTGAAACTTCCATCCGAGGTCCACGTGATGGATTTATCGAAGATATCTCTGTTAATTTAGGGTTGATCAGAAAAAGATATAAAACTGCATCACTCGAAAATCAAGCATTTACCATTGGGAATAGGAGCAAGACAAAAATCAATTTATTATATGTGAAGGATGTTGTAAATCCAGAAACCATTGAAAAAGTAAAAAGGAAAATCTCCTCAATAAACACAGATATTTTGTTGGGAACTGCTGAACTTGAAGAATTTTTATCAGGCAGTAAGTTCAACCTGATCCCGTTTTTTGATTATACAGGGAGGCCGGATTATGCTGTAGCCAGTTTAAACAATGGGCGCTTTGTCATTTTAGTGGATGGGTCACCAACTGCCTTAATTGGGCCAGGTAATATTACACTCTTGTTAAAAGCCGCGGAAGATCGTCATACTCCTTCTTACTATACAAATTTCGAATATTTCTTTCGCATTATCGGACTGCTAGTATCAATATTTCTGCCAGGTTTTTATATAGCACTAGTATCATTTCAATTAGACCAGCTCCCTTTCTCATTTTTGGCGACGATAACCGTATCTAGATTTGGATTGCCTATATCACCTCAACAAGAGGCTTTCTTGATTTTGGGTTTATTTGAGCTGTTTCGAGAGGCAGGGGTCACACTCCCAAAACCAATCGGTCAATCACTGGCTGTTGTGGGTGGGTTAATCATTGGTGATGCGGCAATTAGAGGCGGGATTACATCCCCGACGATGTTGGTGGTTGCAGGTACTACTGCGGTAGCCACCTATACATTAATCAATCAATCATTAGGTGGAATTGTAAGCATGGCCAGGTTTTATGTATTATTTCTCTCTTCTATTTTAGGTTTATTCGGATTTTTTCTCGGTGTTTTCTCTATTGTCCTTTATTTATCAAGGCTGCAGGTTTATGGTTTACCCTACTTAGCGCCTATTTCACCAATATCCTTGAAAGATCTAGGGGGCGGTGTCTTTGTTAAACCATATCTCTTTAAAAAGAAACGAGCCGAGACGCTGAATACCAGGGACAATACAAAAGGAAATCGCTAA
- a CDS encoding Ger(x)C family spore germination protein: MKVILRIILFVLSIALLSGCWDTKDIQDIQYISAMGIDYQNGQYVIYVQVTSFAGVAKQEGLEPKPTTVWVAKGRGETMNEAMNDIYKKANQYIYWAHVKVIIFSESLLKNGLVNVNDPILRFQQIRETTWLYGTDDSLEKILFVNSLFGSSVQTSIFNPDDIYKLRSFVEPIRIQRFYTQNYETGMTIKLPKISLRNEVWKAKGKSQNTVKLSGSYLIKNNKLMGEVANKHLGGLRWLTKSTERSPIRIKINNNKNIQLSLMRPKFNIKPIYVNDEVEFDISIEVEGAIMDMEENISFPHLKEKIQRALEKEIRDTYKYALKKNIDIYNLEGVIYRKDLKKWKEVSKEGFSLNEESIRNIQVDATIKITGDYKYEYMN; the protein is encoded by the coding sequence ATGAAAGTGATCCTTAGAATTATACTATTTGTATTGAGCATCGCTCTTTTAAGTGGCTGCTGGGATACAAAGGATATTCAAGATATTCAATATATAAGTGCAATGGGAATAGATTATCAAAATGGTCAGTATGTCATTTATGTCCAGGTGACGTCTTTTGCCGGTGTTGCTAAACAAGAAGGTTTGGAACCAAAACCAACAACTGTTTGGGTCGCCAAAGGGCGAGGGGAAACAATGAACGAGGCCATGAATGACATTTATAAAAAGGCAAACCAATATATATATTGGGCCCATGTTAAAGTGATCATTTTCTCTGAAAGCTTACTAAAAAATGGATTGGTCAACGTAAACGATCCCATTTTAAGATTTCAGCAAATTAGGGAAACAACTTGGTTATATGGAACCGATGATTCCTTAGAAAAGATCCTTTTTGTCAATAGTCTATTCGGCTCATCGGTACAAACAAGCATTTTCAATCCGGATGATATTTATAAATTAAGGTCCTTTGTCGAACCCATCCGGATCCAAAGATTTTATACGCAAAATTATGAAACAGGAATGACAATAAAACTACCGAAGATTTCGTTGAGAAATGAGGTGTGGAAAGCAAAAGGAAAATCCCAGAACACCGTAAAACTATCAGGGTCCTACCTTATTAAAAATAATAAACTGATGGGGGAGGTAGCAAATAAACATCTAGGGGGATTGAGGTGGTTGACAAAATCAACAGAAAGGTCCCCAATTAGAATAAAAATCAACAACAACAAGAATATTCAATTATCGCTAATGAGGCCCAAATTCAATATAAAGCCAATCTATGTAAATGATGAAGTCGAATTTGATATTTCAATTGAAGTAGAAGGTGCCATAATGGATATGGAAGAAAACATCTCCTTTCCCCACCTTAAAGAAAAAATACAACGGGCATTGGAGAAAGAAATTAGGGATACTTACAAATATGCTCTTAAAAAAAATATAGACATTTATAATTTAGAAGGAGTTATCTACAGAAAGGATTTGAAAAAGTGGAAAGAAGTTTCCAAAGAGGGTTTTAGCCTTAATGAAGAATCCATTCGTAATATTCAGGTGGATGCTACGATTAAAATAACAGGCGATTATAAATATGAGTACATGAATTGA
- a CDS encoding LuxR C-terminal-related transcriptional regulator — protein MIQPSHAYEEISFQQFILFIKSHNKQIEENFNIYLNLEPLILENERKVIQTLLESFLLFLSAPKIEDINETYDKHLETWLQSHLPILNVKHFSMFRLIFEKSIVTLMANLKQAQTIPILLFLLSIFSHLIHSYNKWMDVEPTQLSKTQEENAELKRLKLLDQLDELLINSSGIKDFAHILKKCEEFFHYKRCVFYAYIPWSNQFYGTIGEELPKVQSMRGQLSLKQSFVFNSKKPVFLKNPNHYIKKEHITLFNLSSVIFVPIVHDQQVFGWLTFDQLGEEFDYSKDELTLLEQVGKRLGLYLSRQDDEVSIDTDLQLTERESMILNLLAEGHNNKKMAELLQLSQHTIRDYISSLMTKFKAKNRTQVVVYGFRLGLLK, from the coding sequence ATGATCCAGCCCTCACATGCTTATGAAGAAATATCGTTTCAGCAATTCATATTATTCATAAAAAGCCATAACAAACAAATTGAAGAAAATTTCAATATTTATTTGAATCTTGAGCCCCTTATATTAGAAAATGAACGTAAGGTGATACAAACATTACTTGAATCATTCCTACTATTTTTATCCGCTCCAAAAATCGAAGACATAAATGAAACATACGATAAGCATCTGGAAACTTGGCTTCAATCACATCTACCCATTTTAAATGTGAAACATTTCAGCATGTTCCGATTAATTTTTGAAAAGTCCATCGTTACCTTAATGGCCAACCTGAAACAGGCCCAAACCATTCCCATTCTACTTTTCTTATTATCCATTTTCTCTCATCTCATCCATAGCTATAACAAATGGATGGATGTCGAGCCAACGCAACTTTCAAAAACCCAGGAAGAAAATGCTGAACTGAAAAGGCTGAAACTATTAGACCAGTTAGATGAGCTTCTAATTAATTCATCAGGAATTAAGGACTTTGCTCATATCCTAAAAAAATGTGAAGAGTTCTTTCACTATAAAAGATGTGTTTTTTATGCTTATATTCCTTGGTCCAATCAATTTTATGGCACCATTGGAGAGGAGCTCCCCAAGGTTCAAAGCATGAGAGGGCAACTCAGCTTGAAGCAATCCTTTGTTTTCAATTCAAAAAAGCCTGTTTTTTTAAAGAATCCCAATCATTATATTAAAAAGGAACATATTACGTTGTTTAATCTTTCATCTGTCATATTTGTGCCGATTGTTCATGACCAACAAGTCTTCGGCTGGCTGACCTTTGATCAATTAGGAGAGGAATTCGATTATTCAAAAGATGAACTAACTTTACTTGAACAGGTCGGAAAACGGTTAGGCTTATATTTATCAAGACAGGATGATGAGGTATCCATTGATACAGATCTACAATTAACGGAACGGGAATCCATGATTTTAAATTTGCTGGCGGAGGGGCATAACAATAAAAAGATGGCCGAATTATTGCAATTAAGCCAGCATACTATAAGGGATTATATAAGCAGTTTAATGACAAAGTTTAAAGCCAAGAACCGTACACAAGTCGTAGTCTATGGATTTCGCTTAGGTCTATTAAAGTAA
- a CDS encoding SDR family NAD(P)-dependent oxidoreductase → MRLENKVAIITGGGTGIGKETALLFAREGAKIVITDINQESGDQAVKDIKAIGGEALFIRHDVSNEEDWKKVAKETIDTFDKVDVLFNNAGIYIIKPVAEIELEEWNRLMSINVTGVFLGMKHIMPLMAQQNKGSVINASSIAGLIGAPGHVLYGASKGAVRTMTKDAAIEYASKGVRVNSIHPGYIDTGMADYASEQTGSSKDALGKEFPLGHLGSVNNVANTVLFIATDESSYTTGTEFVIDGGATAR, encoded by the coding sequence ATGAGACTTGAAAACAAAGTGGCAATCATTACTGGTGGGGGTACAGGAATCGGGAAAGAAACAGCTTTGCTATTTGCCAGGGAGGGAGCAAAAATCGTCATCACTGACATAAACCAGGAATCCGGTGATCAAGCAGTGAAAGACATTAAGGCGATCGGCGGAGAGGCCCTATTCATTCGTCATGATGTCAGTAATGAAGAAGATTGGAAAAAGGTTGCAAAGGAAACGATCGATACTTTTGATAAGGTGGATGTTCTGTTCAACAATGCGGGCATTTATATCATTAAACCGGTTGCGGAGATTGAACTGGAGGAGTGGAATCGTCTCATGTCGATTAACGTGACCGGCGTATTCTTGGGAATGAAGCATATTATGCCACTGATGGCGCAACAAAATAAAGGTTCAGTCATAAACGCTTCTTCCATAGCAGGCTTGATTGGCGCCCCTGGTCATGTATTATACGGTGCAAGCAAGGGAGCGGTCCGGACAATGACTAAAGATGCTGCTATCGAGTATGCTTCAAAAGGGGTCCGTGTAAACTCGATTCATCCAGGATATATCGATACCGGGATGGCGGACTATGCATCTGAACAAACGGGCAGTTCAAAAGATGCATTAGGTAAAGAATTCCCATTGGGACATCTGGGCAGCGTCAACAATGTGGCGAATACAGTGCTTTTCATTGCCACGGACGAATCTTCCTATACTACGGGTACTGAATTTGTAATAGATGGCGGAGCTACTGCTCGCTAA
- a CDS encoding SDR family NAD(P)-dependent oxidoreductase, whose translation MRLENKVAIVTGGASGIGASTAQLFAEEGAKVVIADFADHGQAVSEELNVKGYDTLFVKTDVTNENDVKNMIEETVNKYGKLDIMFANAGIARDGNIHELSYEQWQKTIDINLSGVFLSDKYAIEQMRKQSTGGAIVNTGSIHSHAGKPGVTAYSAAKGGVKLLTQTLGSTYAKDGIRVNAVCPGYIDTPLIAKAQGEIRQGLIDLHPIGRLGRAEEVAKAVLFLASDDASFVTGTSLIVDGGYTAV comes from the coding sequence ATGAGATTGGAAAATAAAGTGGCGATCGTAACTGGGGGAGCAAGTGGGATTGGAGCAAGTACGGCTCAATTATTTGCAGAAGAAGGAGCAAAGGTGGTCATTGCTGATTTTGCTGATCATGGACAAGCTGTGTCAGAAGAGTTAAATGTAAAAGGGTATGATACTCTTTTTGTTAAAACTGACGTGACAAATGAAAATGACGTAAAGAATATGATCGAAGAGACGGTTAATAAATATGGAAAACTGGATATCATGTTCGCAAACGCAGGGATTGCAAGAGACGGAAACATCCATGAGTTAAGCTATGAACAATGGCAAAAAACAATTGATATTAATTTATCCGGTGTCTTCCTATCCGATAAATACGCGATAGAGCAAATGCGAAAACAATCTACAGGCGGCGCCATTGTCAATACAGGTTCCATCCATAGCCATGCAGGGAAACCGGGGGTAACAGCCTATTCTGCTGCGAAAGGCGGGGTCAAACTATTGACACAAACGTTAGGTTCGACTTATGCCAAAGATGGCATTCGTGTCAATGCAGTTTGCCCAGGATATATTGATACACCACTTATTGCAAAAGCACAAGGTGAGATCAGACAAGGTTTGATCGACTTACATCCAATCGGCCGTTTAGGCAGAGCGGAAGAAGTGGCGAAAGCTGTTCTCTTCCTTGCAAGTGACGATGCATCATTTGTTACAGGCACAAGCCTTATTGTAGACGGCGGTTATACGGCCGTATAA
- a CDS encoding C40 family peptidase, translating to MAKRILGSMLLLLLGMVSFSFLSGLKVEAADRVHTVSSQETVESIAAIYDISTEQLMNMNGLPDDKLYIGQKLTIQTAYTPSNYQWSERGKQIGNYAKSFTGFKKTAGEETPIKGFDSSGLIHWVLSRQRVPIDRLSVEGYYKQGMDTNTPKAGDIIFFLEKGSSKAVTAGIYLGGNQFINSGYGAETVQVRSTTEKYFAQYQVEYKTYTPKGEHVVQNNETLKSISDHYGVSVDTIKKRNALPTDSLMQGQYLQIYSNPLYPFYTNQEASYDKAYDVIKYAYTLRGFTYVFGEYDPMIGMDCSGFIYWAMKEQGISLKRGSAEDYYSTLPKLSDPKAGDLVFFRDTDLSQEITHVGIYLGDGRFIHTTRNTGVHISDLTSSYFTQKFESFGQVQVNMD from the coding sequence ATGGCGAAAAGAATATTGGGTAGTATGTTGCTTTTATTACTAGGCATGGTTAGTTTCTCTTTTTTATCTGGCTTAAAAGTTGAAGCGGCAGATCGAGTGCATACTGTATCCTCTCAAGAAACGGTAGAATCGATTGCAGCGATCTATGATATATCGACAGAGCAATTAATGAATATGAATGGTTTACCGGATGATAAGTTATATATTGGCCAGAAGTTAACCATTCAGACTGCTTATACTCCTTCGAACTATCAGTGGTCAGAGAGAGGGAAACAAATTGGGAATTATGCGAAATCTTTTACAGGATTTAAAAAAACGGCTGGAGAAGAGACACCAATCAAAGGTTTTGATTCTAGCGGATTGATTCATTGGGTACTCTCCCGACAAAGGGTGCCTATCGACCGTTTGTCAGTTGAAGGCTATTATAAGCAAGGAATGGATACAAATACGCCTAAGGCTGGAGATATTATATTTTTTCTGGAAAAGGGAAGTTCAAAAGCCGTGACCGCTGGGATCTATCTGGGGGGAAATCAGTTCATTAATTCTGGATACGGAGCAGAGACAGTTCAGGTGAGATCTACCACAGAAAAATATTTTGCACAATACCAAGTCGAGTATAAAACGTATACACCAAAAGGAGAGCATGTCGTTCAAAATAATGAAACACTTAAAAGTATCTCGGATCATTACGGTGTATCGGTGGATACAATCAAAAAGCGTAACGCATTACCAACTGATAGCTTGATGCAGGGACAGTATCTTCAAATATACAGCAATCCCTTGTATCCATTTTATACAAATCAAGAGGCTTCCTATGATAAAGCTTATGATGTCATAAAGTATGCCTATACTCTACGTGGATTTACCTATGTTTTTGGAGAATATGATCCGATGATTGGAATGGATTGCAGCGGTTTTATCTATTGGGCCATGAAGGAGCAGGGCATTTCCCTTAAACGTGGTTCGGCAGAGGACTACTATTCCACGCTGCCGAAACTCAGCGATCCAAAGGCAGGGGACTTAGTATTTTTCAGAGATACAGACTTAAGTCAAGAGATAACCCACGTCGGTATTTATCTAGGGGATGGTCGCTTTATTCATACAACAAGGAATACTGGAGTTCATATATCTGATCTTACTTCAAGTTATTTTACTCAGAAGTTCGAAAGTTTTGGGCAAGTCCAAGTCAATATGGACTAA
- a CDS encoding DMT family transporter produces the protein MNVYKFTLLILLTTFLMGSSFAVVKMGLPYSSPLLLAALRFTLAGSIMAMIVILLKRPHPNSRGDWIKMLIIGTFQTAGVMGCIFLSLRTITASESSILTFTNPLLVVVFGTIFSQTRYKLYQWIGVSLGIVGVIITMGAQLEFKVGILFGILSAVFWAISTLLAKKWGAISDTWVLSAYQMLFGGLLLLLGSLILEKPFFIMNGHSLSILLWLSIMSSIVQFAVWYYLLQKSDPGKTSAFLFLAPFFGVLSGWALLGEPIYTSLLIGGLFIIIGIYLVNSNFQKENKFVKRAL, from the coding sequence ATGAATGTTTACAAATTTACACTGTTGATACTTTTAACGACATTTTTAATGGGCTCTTCTTTTGCGGTGGTTAAAATGGGTCTGCCTTATTCATCGCCATTATTATTAGCAGCATTACGCTTCACACTTGCCGGATCCATAATGGCCATGATCGTAATCTTATTAAAAAGACCGCATCCAAACTCTAGAGGGGATTGGATAAAAATGCTCATTATCGGCACTTTTCAAACAGCCGGAGTCATGGGGTGCATTTTCCTGAGTTTACGCACGATTACAGCAAGTGAATCCTCCATACTTACATTCACGAACCCGCTACTTGTTGTTGTTTTCGGTACCATCTTTTCACAAACACGCTATAAACTATATCAATGGATTGGAGTTTCATTAGGAATAGTTGGAGTAATTATAACGATGGGAGCTCAACTTGAATTTAAGGTTGGTATTCTTTTCGGCATTCTTTCTGCTGTTTTCTGGGCCATTTCCACTTTATTGGCGAAAAAATGGGGAGCGATTTCCGATACATGGGTATTATCTGCTTATCAGATGCTTTTTGGCGGTTTACTGCTTTTACTTGGCAGCTTAATTCTTGAAAAACCATTTTTCATAATGAATGGTCATTCGTTGTCCATTTTATTATGGTTAAGTATCATGTCATCGATCGTGCAATTCGCTGTTTGGTATTACCTTTTACAAAAGAGTGATCCAGGAAAAACAAGTGCCTTTTTATTTTTGGCACCTTTTTTCGGAGTATTATCAGGGTGGGCACTATTAGGTGAACCGATATACACTTCACTCCTAATTGGCGGACTGTTTATTATCATTGGCATCTATCTTGTAAATAGCAATTTCCAAAAGGAAAATAAATTTGTTAAAAGGGCTTTATAG
- a CDS encoding ArsR/SmtB family transcription factor has product MSIHPNMVEIASLLGEKSRATILASLLDGRFHTAGELALMAVITPQTASFHLSKLVEGNLVKVEKHGRHRYYQLANGEIARILESFLAISPPPEVRSLKQSSQVKFLKEARTCYDHLAGKLGVQLTESMLKAGYLKEEEREFTVTPKGDRFFSEFGIDLLELRKKRRSFSHSCLDWSERHHHLGGALGKGLLTHFFDLGWIVRVPSIRAVKVTAKGKEGFKEVFCIEV; this is encoded by the coding sequence TTGAGTATACATCCAAATATGGTGGAGATAGCTTCCCTTCTTGGGGAAAAGTCACGTGCAACAATTCTTGCAAGTTTACTGGATGGGCGTTTTCATACGGCAGGTGAATTAGCATTGATGGCTGTAATAACACCACAAACCGCCAGCTTTCACCTTTCTAAATTAGTGGAAGGAAATCTTGTTAAAGTTGAAAAGCACGGAAGACATCGTTACTATCAGCTAGCAAATGGAGAAATTGCGCGCATTTTAGAATCATTTCTGGCCATTTCCCCACCTCCTGAAGTTCGGTCGCTGAAACAATCAAGCCAAGTCAAATTCCTTAAGGAAGCCAGGACTTGCTATGATCATTTGGCAGGAAAACTAGGAGTCCAATTAACTGAATCGATGTTGAAAGCCGGATATTTGAAAGAAGAAGAGAGAGAGTTTACAGTCACACCCAAAGGAGATCGTTTTTTTTCTGAGTTCGGCATAGATTTACTTGAATTAAGAAAAAAACGCCGTTCCTTTTCCCACTCATGTTTAGACTGGAGTGAACGTCACCATCATCTTGGCGGTGCTTTAGGTAAAGGACTCCTTACACATTTTTTTGATTTAGGCTGGATAGTCCGTGTTCCATCTATTCGCGCAGTAAAAGTAACGGCTAAAGGGAAAGAAGGATTTAAGGAAGTTTTTTGCATAGAGGTATAA